The following are from one region of the Psychromonas sp. psych-6C06 genome:
- the gap gene encoding type I glyceraldehyde-3-phosphate dehydrogenase produces MTIKIGINGFGRIGRFVFRAACERADVEVVAINDLIDVDYMAYMLKYDSTHGRFNGTVEVKDGNLVVNGTTVRVTAERNPADLKWNEAGVDVVAEATGLFLTDETARKHIEAGAKKVVLTGPSGDVPMFVNGVNFNEYAGQDIVSNASCTTNCLAPMAKVLNDKWGIESGLMTTVHATTATQKTVDGPSAKDWRGGRGASQNIIPSSTGAAKAVGKVIPALNGLLTGMAFRVPTANVSVVDLTVNLKTAASYEEICAEMKRASENEMAGVLGYTDEAVVSQDFIGEVQTSVFDSAAGLSLTDKFVKVVSWYDNEIGYSNKVLDLVALISK; encoded by the coding sequence GGTATCAACGGCTTTGGTCGTATCGGACGTTTCGTATTTCGTGCTGCTTGTGAACGTGCAGACGTAGAAGTTGTTGCAATCAATGACTTAATCGATGTTGACTACATGGCTTACATGCTAAAATACGATTCAACTCACGGTCGTTTCAACGGTACTGTTGAAGTTAAAGACGGTAACCTAGTTGTTAACGGTACGACTGTACGTGTTACTGCTGAACGTAACCCTGCTGACCTTAAATGGAATGAAGCTGGTGTTGACGTAGTTGCTGAAGCAACTGGTCTTTTCCTTACTGACGAAACAGCTCGTAAACATATCGAAGCTGGTGCTAAGAAAGTTGTTTTAACTGGTCCTTCTGGCGACGTTCCAATGTTCGTAAACGGCGTAAACTTTAACGAGTACGCTGGTCAAGATATCGTTTCTAACGCTTCTTGTACTACTAACTGTCTAGCTCCTATGGCTAAAGTACTTAACGACAAGTGGGGCATTGAATCTGGTCTTATGACTACAGTTCACGCTACTACTGCAACTCAAAAAACTGTTGACGGTCCTTCTGCTAAAGACTGGCGTGGTGGTCGTGGTGCTTCTCAGAACATCATCCCATCTTCAACTGGTGCTGCTAAAGCGGTAGGTAAAGTAATTCCTGCTCTTAACGGTCTTCTAACTGGTATGGCTTTCCGTGTACCAACTGCTAACGTTTCTGTTGTTGACTTAACTGTTAACCTTAAAACTGCTGCATCTTACGAAGAAATCTGTGCTGAAATGAAGCGTGCTTCTGAAAACGAAATGGCTGGTGTTCTTGGTTACACTGACGAAGCTGTTGTTTCTCAAGACTTCATCGGTGAAGTACAAACTTCTGTATTCGATAGCGCTGCTGGCCTATCTCTAACTGACAAATTCGTTAAAGTTGTATCTTGGTACGATAACGAAATCGGTTACTCAAACAAAGTTCTTGACCTAGTTGCTCTTATCTCTAAATAA
- a CDS encoding LamG-like jellyroll fold domain-containing protein, with translation MGALTLFDKIRGRNPLTFIHFESSTITPEGSLGLTAAWQGGDPIYEMGNGFRFARTDGSQWLKLQGSGFTTGDKTIETLMTISEYTTWSRIFDIGDSVDNYINVSQQDIDSFRSSARSTPSSERINRYTRTIYDRPKVDELCHIVAVHHATTGLVELYKNGVLCSVSAASQELKNEATANAVGALFWSVAGAVNGVAAESKWKGTCAYAAYYNEAFSQGDVTTHFNLLPPPRTYQETILDTEGLLSYWPLYVNGEDLSLSRDHMTVVGSVSHNTEALSPEGLGAYVPPYDPERRETVTNYMAVDNNLSTRCIEVWCRFKNELDLYKAAFAFNQFGEIENNADRVQFIQRDGNDYNLYALGASNLFNGSQTLFAEPRHVVMQYEEATDQSKLYVDGDVLLEVPGNLFSGLIAGLKLSVGAFTHTSDLGIGVYSNSEVSDCAIYNRPLTQHEIDARVNFVSQAPIVNLLLSLSSITWSNRETKAQANPQPIYLEHHGIAPFDSTYAVKNNPFYTDPIVDQNSKLREFGYIESKTELSDIPVANKRVMLFSHDSGVLIDETVSDENGNYRFDSLLMSKKYMVTAQYGNADEHTPPDYSAISSDWQTPTPYGRQ, from the coding sequence ATGGGCGCTTTAACTTTATTTGACAAAATAAGAGGAAGAAACCCACTAACTTTTATTCATTTTGAGTCATCAACGATAACGCCAGAGGGTAGTTTAGGCTTAACTGCCGCTTGGCAAGGTGGAGATCCAATTTATGAGATGGGAAACGGCTTTAGGTTTGCTAGAACGGATGGTTCGCAGTGGTTAAAGTTGCAAGGTTCTGGCTTTACCACTGGTGATAAAACGATAGAAACGTTAATGACTATTTCAGAGTACACAACCTGGTCGCGCATTTTTGATATAGGTGATTCTGTTGATAATTATATAAACGTGTCTCAACAAGATATTGATAGCTTTCGATCTTCTGCAAGGAGCACCCCATCATCGGAGCGAATTAATAGGTATACACGAACAATTTATGATAGACCGAAAGTGGACGAACTTTGTCATATTGTTGCCGTTCATCATGCAACAACAGGTTTGGTTGAGTTATACAAAAATGGGGTGTTGTGTAGTGTATCGGCAGCTTCACAAGAATTGAAAAACGAGGCTACAGCTAATGCTGTAGGCGCCCTTTTCTGGTCAGTGGCAGGTGCGGTTAATGGTGTAGCAGCTGAGTCGAAATGGAAAGGTACTTGCGCCTACGCTGCTTATTACAATGAAGCTTTTTCACAAGGCGATGTAACGACCCACTTTAACCTTTTACCCCCTCCTAGAACCTACCAAGAAACCATATTAGATACAGAGGGTTTGTTAAGTTATTGGCCACTTTACGTAAACGGTGAGGATTTAAGTCTTTCGCGCGATCATATGACCGTGGTCGGTTCTGTTTCTCACAACACGGAAGCCTTATCTCCCGAAGGCCTAGGGGCGTATGTACCGCCGTATGATCCAGAAAGAAGAGAAACAGTGACTAATTACATGGCTGTTGATAACAATCTTAGCACTCGCTGTATAGAGGTCTGGTGTAGATTTAAAAACGAGCTAGACCTTTACAAAGCAGCGTTTGCTTTTAATCAGTTTGGAGAAATAGAGAACAACGCAGATAGGGTTCAGTTTATTCAGCGGGATGGTAACGATTACAACCTTTACGCTTTAGGTGCTTCAAATTTATTTAACGGATCACAAACGCTTTTTGCAGAGCCACGCCACGTTGTTATGCAGTACGAGGAAGCGACAGATCAGTCTAAGCTGTATGTAGATGGTGATGTTTTATTGGAGGTACCAGGAAACTTATTCAGTGGTTTAATCGCTGGATTGAAATTATCAGTTGGCGCTTTCACGCACACAAGTGATCTTGGGATAGGCGTATATAGTAATTCCGAAGTGTCAGATTGCGCTATTTACAACCGCCCATTAACTCAGCATGAAATAGACGCAAGGGTTAACTTTGTTTCCCAAGCTCCAATTGTAAACTTACTACTCAGCTTATCATCCATAACATGGTCAAACAGAGAAACAAAGGCGCAAGCAAACCCGCAGCCGATTTACCTTGAACACCACGGAATCGCGCCTTTTGACTCAACCTATGCCGTGAAGAATAACCCTTTCTATACTGACCCCATAGTTGACCAAAATAGCAAACTACGCGAATTTGGTTATATCGAAAGCAAAACGGAATTAAGTGACATTCCGGTTGCAAATAAACGGGTGATGTTATTTTCCCACGATTCAGGTGTATTGATTGATGAAACGGTCAGTGATGAAAATGGTAACTATCGCTTTGATTCACTGCTTATGAGCAAAAAATATATGGTGACAGCGCAATACGGCAATGCAGATGAACACACACCGCCCGATTACAGTGCAATCTCTTCTGATTGGCAAACACCTACGCCCTATGGGAGACAATAA
- a CDS encoding tape measure protein: MSIKDTVISLAIKAKNLLSGDVDDASESLDNLQKKSKDLRANLKKLEDQKKLISQFEKQQKAVDKTKETYQQLAKRVETLRLKINETGDPTDQFSVQLEKTQAAAHKASRSLSSQTVELNKLKNSLKSSNIDASNLAKSEEKLTREIKNSKSVLQGYSQNMRDMGKATAETEKQASKFSLAKAAYWTAGVLAIGRFTSELKQMALSVFTTGDKFEGLRIQMDALMGSIEGGAKATEWIKEFTKKTPLQLEEVTQTFARLKAFGLDPMDGSMQAIIDQSEKLGGGMERVEGISLALGQAWAKQKLQGEEILQMVERGVPVWDLLEKATGRNTLELQKLSKEGKLGRDVIKALTDEIGKGADGAAAANMGRMTGLVSNLKDEWQLFLNDIAQSGALEYAKQQLRELGDTIKQLGQDGTLKKWAQNISDAFVDFVKGAKQVAGKVYEIKDSITLLAATALKLKLASMFVGFAQAAAGAVTSMGGVTGATKAATIQTRVFAGVLKGALLYAVAEASIQIYKLGDAYASMRKSQKGAAESLDLQKKTADQLTATYKKYSDQVGIAITSTDQWEQLLKSGQITFNETTQTFERTNSALEKQTELQKHNAEVLSQSLLPATERLNNKFTELVQGGANVTDAIAEITKSLDVENAEGLNDVVDVLTTLKDKAQITAAEIETGLRKQLKNLSSDELASIQKQAGDTFKALGVDIKSIINDVDPLKEQFTKLGLDLNKVRNGFTEIGKEALIAFTTISQTATASADDIEKAFDGVFAKTNTTSELEALNKEVIRLGDEGIFTGEKLEEMLKQVEEKINDLTPGVNSLEEAFKELGITSQVELEKTAKSSKAAFDAINNSTAALSDKKAAFIAYAKIAIDANEGVISSAVRVQAKVLGVADEVLKMGGAFETAATGATAALDDVGDGADRAKGRIENLNKSNLSKLKEGVQSVRGELIQMQSASENAIASMQQELARASGDEEGAAKAAYENRKQRLEREVAMYSKLYKAWGMNKKELEEAQEALKLNARIYNEEKKNIAQKIKDEQAQKTAEKQGITSAPASAPAETVERVIMTLNLGGDSASFPTNTAGKEDLIALLEKNKMVTT, encoded by the coding sequence ATGAGCATTAAAGATACGGTTATTTCCCTTGCCATAAAGGCCAAAAATTTATTGTCTGGTGATGTAGATGATGCCAGTGAATCACTCGATAACCTGCAGAAAAAAAGCAAAGATTTACGTGCCAATTTAAAGAAATTAGAAGATCAGAAAAAGCTAATTTCTCAGTTTGAAAAACAACAAAAAGCCGTTGATAAAACAAAAGAAACTTACCAACAGTTAGCAAAACGTGTTGAAACGTTACGCCTTAAAATTAACGAAACCGGCGATCCCACTGATCAGTTTTCAGTGCAGCTAGAAAAAACCCAAGCGGCCGCGCATAAGGCATCACGCAGTTTAAGTAGTCAAACTGTTGAATTAAACAAGCTTAAAAATAGCCTTAAAAGTAGCAATATTGATGCGTCAAACTTGGCTAAGAGCGAAGAAAAGTTAACCCGTGAAATCAAAAACAGCAAGTCCGTGCTACAGGGTTATAGCCAAAATATGCGCGACATGGGGAAGGCTACGGCAGAAACAGAAAAGCAAGCGAGCAAGTTTAGTTTAGCAAAAGCTGCCTACTGGACCGCTGGCGTGTTAGCCATTGGCCGTTTCACCTCTGAACTGAAACAGATGGCATTATCGGTATTTACCACGGGTGATAAGTTTGAGGGGCTACGCATTCAAATGGATGCGTTGATGGGCAGTATTGAAGGGGGCGCAAAAGCAACTGAGTGGATCAAAGAGTTCACCAAGAAAACACCGCTACAGCTTGAAGAAGTAACGCAAACCTTTGCGCGATTAAAAGCCTTTGGTCTTGATCCTATGGATGGCTCAATGCAAGCCATCATCGACCAATCAGAAAAATTGGGCGGTGGTATGGAGCGTGTAGAAGGTATTTCGCTCGCCCTGGGCCAAGCCTGGGCAAAACAAAAACTGCAGGGTGAAGAAATACTGCAGATGGTTGAACGTGGTGTGCCGGTGTGGGATTTGTTAGAAAAAGCCACCGGACGTAATACCCTTGAACTACAAAAGTTAAGTAAAGAGGGCAAGTTGGGCCGTGATGTGATCAAGGCATTAACCGATGAAATCGGAAAGGGTGCCGATGGTGCAGCTGCCGCTAACATGGGCCGTATGACCGGGTTAGTGTCAAACCTTAAAGATGAATGGCAACTGTTTTTAAATGATATTGCGCAAAGTGGTGCGCTTGAGTATGCCAAGCAACAGCTTAGAGAGTTAGGCGATACCATCAAGCAGTTGGGCCAAGATGGCACACTGAAAAAGTGGGCGCAAAATATCTCTGATGCCTTTGTTGATTTTGTGAAAGGTGCAAAACAGGTTGCGGGCAAAGTTTACGAAATAAAAGACAGTATCACGCTATTAGCCGCGACAGCGTTAAAACTAAAACTGGCAAGTATGTTTGTTGGGTTTGCACAAGCTGCAGCCGGGGCGGTTACGTCAATGGGCGGTGTAACGGGGGCAACAAAAGCGGCAACTATTCAAACCCGTGTATTTGCCGGTGTATTAAAAGGCGCACTACTTTATGCAGTCGCCGAGGCATCAATACAAATTTATAAATTAGGTGATGCTTATGCATCAATGCGTAAATCACAAAAGGGGGCCGCTGAATCATTAGATTTACAAAAGAAAACCGCCGATCAATTAACAGCCACTTATAAGAAATACAGCGATCAGGTGGGCATTGCTATCACTAGCACTGATCAGTGGGAACAATTATTAAAAAGTGGTCAAATCACCTTTAATGAAACCACCCAAACCTTTGAGCGCACTAATTCCGCATTAGAAAAACAAACTGAATTACAAAAGCATAATGCAGAGGTGTTGTCGCAATCGTTGTTGCCCGCTACCGAACGTTTAAATAATAAATTTACTGAGTTGGTACAAGGTGGGGCGAATGTCACTGATGCGATTGCAGAAATAACTAAATCCCTTGATGTTGAAAATGCCGAAGGGCTTAACGATGTGGTTGATGTGCTGACAACCTTAAAGGACAAAGCACAGATAACCGCCGCCGAAATTGAAACGGGATTAAGAAAGCAGCTAAAAAATCTCAGTAGTGACGAATTGGCAAGCATTCAAAAGCAAGCCGGCGATACGTTCAAAGCCCTGGGCGTGGACATTAAATCCATCATTAATGATGTTGATCCACTTAAAGAGCAGTTTACCAAGTTGGGGCTAGATCTAAACAAGGTACGTAACGGTTTTACGGAGATTGGGAAAGAGGCATTAATTGCTTTTACCACTATTTCACAAACCGCCACCGCCAGTGCGGATGATATTGAAAAAGCTTTCGATGGAGTGTTTGCTAAAACCAATACCACCAGTGAGCTTGAAGCACTAAATAAGGAAGTGATTCGCCTGGGTGATGAAGGCATTTTTACTGGTGAAAAACTGGAAGAAATGCTTAAGCAGGTTGAAGAAAAAATCAATGATTTAACGCCCGGTGTAAATTCACTTGAGGAAGCGTTTAAAGAGTTAGGTATCACTTCACAGGTCGAACTTGAAAAAACGGCTAAATCGTCAAAAGCTGCGTTTGATGCAATCAATAATAGTACGGCTGCATTGTCGGATAAAAAAGCCGCCTTTATTGCATACGCTAAAATCGCGATTGATGCCAACGAAGGGGTTATTTCATCCGCCGTGCGGGTGCAAGCAAAAGTGCTAGGTGTGGCAGATGAAGTGTTAAAAATGGGGGGCGCGTTTGAAACGGCGGCTACGGGGGCAACGGCTGCCCTAGATGATGTGGGTGATGGTGCTGATCGTGCCAAAGGGCGCATAGAAAACCTAAATAAATCTAATTTATCAAAGCTGAAAGAGGGCGTTCAATCGGTACGTGGTGAGCTAATACAGATGCAAAGCGCGTCTGAAAATGCCATTGCATCAATGCAGCAAGAGCTTGCCCGGGCCAGTGGTGATGAAGAAGGCGCAGCAAAAGCCGCCTATGAGAATCGCAAACAACGTTTAGAGCGTGAGGTCGCAATGTATAGCAAATTATACAAAGCGTGGGGCATGAACAAAAAAGAGTTAGAAGAAGCACAAGAAGCCTTAAAACTAAATGCGAGAATTTATAATGAAGAAAAAAAGAATATAGCTCAAAAAATAAAAGACGAACAAGCACAGAAAACCGCTGAAAAGCAGGGCATCACTAGCGCCCCTGCGTCGGCCCCAGCAGAAACTGTTGAACGCGTCATTATGACGTTAAACCTGGGCGGTGATAGCGCCTCGTTCCCAACCAACACAGCCGGCAAAGAAGATCTTATCGCGCTATTAGAAAAAAATAAAATGGTGACAACATGA
- a CDS encoding phage tail protein: MFEDNLKRFQNELSAIPAHVDKRAVKAINATARKAKNLAKKGIGQQVNLAPSYINSKLRIITPATPGNLTAVIGAESRGVLLTRFDAQQVTKSVKNKSRSKGDKRRGLAPGQKSKGVTIKVKRKGSRKFLPAFFLPLKNGNGVNGMALAVRTGKGRGAIKVLHGPSVSQVFKTVKADIAPQVSEMAVNALLDELELL; this comes from the coding sequence ATGTTTGAAGATAATTTAAAACGTTTTCAAAATGAACTATCGGCCATTCCTGCGCATGTTGATAAAAGAGCCGTCAAAGCTATAAACGCGACAGCACGGAAAGCCAAAAACTTAGCGAAAAAAGGTATCGGCCAACAAGTTAACCTTGCCCCTTCCTATATAAATTCAAAGTTAAGAATAATTACACCGGCAACACCTGGAAACCTGACAGCGGTGATCGGGGCTGAAAGTCGTGGTGTGTTATTAACTCGATTTGATGCCCAACAAGTAACTAAAAGCGTTAAAAATAAGAGCCGAAGTAAAGGTGATAAACGCCGAGGTTTAGCCCCTGGTCAAAAGTCTAAAGGGGTAACGATAAAGGTTAAACGTAAAGGCTCTCGCAAGTTTTTACCTGCTTTTTTCCTACCGCTTAAAAATGGCAATGGTGTTAATGGCATGGCATTAGCGGTGAGAACGGGCAAAGGCCGTGGTGCTATTAAAGTGCTTCATGGGCCGAGTGTATCGCAAGTGTTCAAAACCGTAAAAGCTGATATTGCCCCGCAAGTATCTGAAATGGCCGTAAATGCATTGTTAGATGAATTGGAATTGTTATGA
- a CDS encoding DUF2190 family protein, translating into MAKNQISNGETLDVTLISDTESGVAIATPGKKIVVTLTAGKAGDVVACATCGAWELPKVSADVVTQGTKLYLKDGTAELTTTASGNHEAGYAFEAAAGGETSVQAVLK; encoded by the coding sequence ATGGCTAAAAACCAAATTTCAAACGGTGAAACACTTGATGTAACACTGATTTCAGATACCGAGTCAGGCGTTGCGATTGCAACCCCCGGCAAAAAAATAGTGGTAACACTTACTGCAGGTAAAGCGGGTGATGTGGTTGCTTGTGCAACGTGTGGCGCATGGGAATTACCAAAAGTATCTGCAGATGTAGTTACCCAGGGCACTAAATTATATCTAAAAGATGGTACTGCAGAGTTAACCACTACCGCATCGGGAAACCATGAAGCAGGTTATGCCTTTGAAGCGGCCGCCGGTGGTGAAACTAGCGTACAGGCAGTACTTAAGTAA
- a CDS encoding ClpP-like prohead protease/major capsid protein fusion protein translates to MKQNHPLIPIQASHSNKPNKTWFSMKASADDSALITIYDEIGGWGISAQQFAEKLIALGDVKNITLRLDSPGGDVFQGTTIYNLLSGHAAYVTCYIDGLAASMGSVIAMAADKIIMPDTAFMMIHKPWGGQMGDADDMRDYAELLDKVESTLLKSYVKKTGLDEAHITSLLAAETWMNGSEAVEAGFADELSDSNKTSNYFTSNRMKDYHNMPAQAKALMKPKAQVPNNPAPQGADEATIRAQILAADKTRREGIQNIFAMFGGKHKEIETECIADMECSVEMAKDKVLAALGKDTDSLAPKKDSIYAGNGNIVGDSIKAALMSRSGHEQREASNQYNHLSLRELARASLADRGIACATMAPMEMIAQAFMHTSSDFGNILIDLSNKSLLKGWEESEETFEKWTNEGVLSDFKTSKRVGLDGFGSLREVREGAEYKMISTNDHAEDIVLATYGEIFNISRQAIINDDLGAFTTIPMKMGRAAKATIADLVYAVLTKNPKMGDGNTLFHNDHGNIGTGAIDDVNSLDTLRKKMRMQKSNGRNLNIRPAFILGPIGQEAKANQTIRSSSVKGADINAGIINPIQNFAQYIGEPRLDDDSATQFYLAAGKGNDTIEVAYLDGVKVPYIEQQDGFTSDGVKTKVRIDAGVAATDYRGFVRSSGV, encoded by the coding sequence ATGAAACAGAACCACCCGTTGATTCCAATACAAGCCAGTCATAGCAATAAACCAAATAAAACATGGTTTTCAATGAAAGCCAGTGCCGATGATAGCGCTTTAATTACCATTTACGATGAAATCGGTGGGTGGGGAATTAGCGCGCAACAATTCGCTGAAAAGTTAATTGCATTAGGTGATGTTAAAAACATCACTTTACGTCTTGATAGCCCTGGCGGTGATGTATTTCAAGGCACAACCATTTACAACTTGTTAAGTGGTCATGCTGCTTATGTCACTTGTTACATTGATGGCCTAGCAGCCTCAATGGGCAGTGTGATTGCAATGGCAGCCGATAAAATCATTATGCCAGATACCGCCTTTATGATGATTCATAAACCCTGGGGCGGTCAAATGGGTGATGCCGATGATATGCGTGATTATGCAGAGCTACTCGATAAAGTAGAAAGCACACTGTTAAAAAGCTACGTGAAAAAAACAGGGTTAGATGAAGCCCATATTACCAGTTTACTTGCTGCTGAAACATGGATGAATGGTTCAGAAGCAGTAGAAGCCGGGTTTGCTGATGAACTTAGCGACTCAAACAAAACCTCTAATTACTTTACTTCTAACCGTATGAAGGATTACCACAATATGCCAGCACAAGCTAAAGCCTTGATGAAACCCAAGGCACAAGTACCAAATAACCCTGCACCACAAGGCGCAGATGAAGCCACTATTCGCGCACAAATTCTCGCTGCCGATAAAACCCGTCGTGAAGGTATTCAAAATATCTTTGCAATGTTTGGTGGTAAACATAAAGAAATTGAAACTGAATGTATCGCAGATATGGAATGTTCTGTTGAAATGGCAAAAGATAAAGTGCTTGCTGCATTAGGCAAAGATACTGATTCACTTGCGCCTAAAAAAGATTCTATCTATGCCGGTAACGGTAATATTGTTGGTGACAGTATTAAAGCTGCTCTAATGTCTCGCAGTGGTCATGAACAACGTGAAGCGAGCAACCAGTATAACCATTTAAGTTTACGTGAACTTGCCCGTGCATCATTAGCTGATCGTGGTATCGCTTGTGCAACTATGGCACCAATGGAAATGATCGCCCAGGCATTCATGCATACCAGTTCTGATTTTGGCAATATCTTGATTGATTTATCCAATAAATCACTGTTAAAAGGTTGGGAAGAATCAGAAGAAACCTTTGAAAAGTGGACTAATGAAGGGGTGTTAAGCGACTTTAAAACCTCTAAGCGTGTTGGTTTAGATGGCTTTGGTTCATTACGTGAAGTACGTGAAGGGGCTGAATATAAGATGATCAGCACTAATGATCATGCCGAAGATATTGTGCTTGCTACTTATGGTGAGATTTTCAATATTAGCCGACAAGCGATCATTAATGATGATTTAGGTGCATTTACCACTATTCCTATGAAGATGGGCCGAGCAGCGAAAGCGACCATTGCGGATCTGGTTTATGCGGTATTAACCAAAAACCCTAAAATGGGGGATGGTAATACACTGTTTCATAATGACCACGGAAACATTGGTACTGGTGCCATTGATGATGTTAATTCACTTGATACATTACGCAAAAAGATGCGTATGCAAAAATCAAATGGTCGTAACTTAAATATTCGCCCGGCATTTATCTTAGGCCCAATAGGCCAAGAGGCAAAAGCCAACCAAACAATCCGTTCATCATCGGTGAAAGGTGCTGATATTAACGCCGGCATCATCAACCCAATTCAAAATTTTGCGCAGTACATTGGCGAGCCTCGTCTTGATGATGATAGTGCAACACAGTTCTATCTTGCAGCCGGTAAAGGTAATGACACTATTGAAGTTGCCTACTTGGATGGCGTTAAAGTGCCATACATTGAGCAACAAGATGGTTTCACCTCTGATGGTGTTAAAACTAAAGTGCGTATCGATGCCGGTGTTGCTGCCACTGATTACCGAGGTTTTGTGCGCAGTTCAGGCGTGTAA
- a CDS encoding phage portal protein: MNFFETTIANLSPSWGASRAKSRNVIKAFEAAKPSRTHKANREKNSANQAVFAAGQSLREQARWLDNNHDISIGILDKLEERVVGPKGIMIEPQPRNKGGAINVKFAELISERFKNWSLKPETTGRFARSSMERLVLRSWLRDGEIFAQVLRGHVPGYKYLTNTKFAIELLEADFVPMFNEVKNGVRQGIQTNAWGRATGYHVLYDHPSESFYSSKSKVIPAERMLHLALIKRVHQLRGVSLFHGVITRFSDLKEYEESERVAARIAAALGMYIKKGSPDLYEAKTGEEDKRQFDLGVGSVWDTLEPGEDVGMIESNRPSAAVVPWRSGQLRAGSAGMRSSYSSIARDYNGTFSSQRQELVEAHIGFQVLQDEFVNQWSRPVYRGWLEMELLNGIKVPTELDKDTLFDGLYLGPTMPWIDPKKEADAMETLKENKVASRSEWIRNRGENPREVMRQIDAEDKEYPQPDKAPKDKDKPDETEPPVDSNTSQS; the protein is encoded by the coding sequence ATGAATTTTTTTGAAACAACCATTGCTAACTTATCCCCTAGTTGGGGCGCTAGTCGTGCTAAAAGTCGAAATGTGATCAAGGCATTTGAAGCAGCTAAACCAAGCCGTACCCATAAAGCCAACCGAGAGAAAAACAGCGCGAATCAAGCAGTATTTGCAGCCGGTCAATCGCTACGCGAGCAAGCGCGTTGGTTAGATAACAATCACGATATATCCATTGGTATTTTAGATAAGTTAGAGGAACGTGTTGTAGGGCCGAAAGGCATCATGATCGAGCCTCAACCGCGAAATAAAGGTGGAGCAATAAACGTAAAATTTGCTGAATTAATCAGTGAACGTTTTAAAAACTGGAGCTTAAAGCCAGAAACCACAGGTCGTTTTGCGCGTAGTTCAATGGAACGTTTAGTTTTACGTTCTTGGTTACGTGATGGTGAAATTTTTGCGCAAGTATTACGGGGTCATGTACCGGGTTACAAATATCTCACTAATACAAAATTTGCCATTGAGTTGTTAGAGGCTGATTTTGTGCCGATGTTCAACGAAGTAAAAAACGGCGTTCGCCAGGGCATTCAAACCAATGCATGGGGGCGCGCAACCGGTTATCACGTTTTATACGATCACCCCTCTGAATCATTTTATAGCTCAAAATCAAAGGTAATTCCTGCCGAAAGAATGCTGCATTTAGCACTGATTAAACGTGTGCATCAACTGCGTGGTGTGTCGCTTTTTCACGGTGTTATTACCCGTTTCTCAGATCTTAAAGAGTATGAAGAATCAGAACGGGTTGCGGCGAGAATAGCTGCCGCACTAGGCATGTATATCAAGAAAGGTTCGCCCGACTTATACGAAGCGAAAACAGGTGAGGAAGATAAGCGCCAGTTTGATCTTGGTGTTGGCTCAGTGTGGGACACCTTAGAGCCTGGTGAAGATGTTGGCATGATTGAGTCCAACCGCCCGAGTGCCGCCGTTGTGCCTTGGCGTAGTGGTCAACTACGCGCCGGTAGTGCGGGTATGCGTTCAAGTTACAGCTCAATTGCTCGTGATTATAACGGTACATTTTCATCACAGCGTCAAGAGTTAGTCGAGGCCCACATAGGGTTTCAAGTTTTACAAGATGAATTTGTCAATCAATGGTCACGCCCGGTTTATCGCGGTTGGCTAGAAATGGAACTATTAAACGGAATAAAAGTACCTACTGAGTTAGATAAAGATACGCTTTTTGATGGTTTGTATTTAGGCCCAACCATGCCTTGGATCGACCCGAAAAAAGAAGCCGATGCAATGGAAACTTTGAAAGAAAATAAAGTGGCAAGCCGTAGTGAATGGATTCGTAACCGAGGCGAAAATCCGCGTGAAGTGATGCGCCAAATAGATGCTGAAGATAAAGAATACCCACAGCCCGACAAAGCCCCTAAAGATAAGGATAAGCCAGATGAAACAGAACCACCCGTTGATTCCAATACAAGCCAGTCATAG